From a single Paraburkholderia youngii genomic region:
- a CDS encoding TetR/AcrR family transcriptional regulator, with the protein METTQQIGNRRGQRSRQEILDAAARVMSAYGYTGTSMSALVEATGIPKSAIYHHFGSKAGLLAEVMAQGARGFFAAMREAHQNPPEGGTSRERLGWYLKKTGEVFQHRENFLRLLVVMVMSNEAAEPEAIQTVIEVRNEGRDYMREMIRSAFSAEGDAAASAVADELAYFGMLGFDGAFVSFQSGDNRSMETHMAQLTDALIALGEARAASFREATRAAGRKREAKLAKDSVRLAEKRPKSKAVQKGGIAG; encoded by the coding sequence ATGGAAACCACACAGCAGATTGGCAATCGACGCGGCCAGAGATCGCGCCAGGAAATCCTCGACGCAGCCGCCCGCGTGATGTCGGCCTATGGCTACACCGGCACCTCGATGTCGGCGCTGGTCGAAGCAACCGGAATCCCGAAGAGCGCGATCTATCATCATTTCGGCTCCAAGGCCGGGCTGTTGGCGGAGGTGATGGCCCAAGGCGCGCGGGGCTTCTTCGCCGCGATGCGTGAAGCTCACCAGAATCCCCCGGAGGGCGGCACGTCGCGCGAGCGTCTGGGCTGGTATCTGAAGAAGACAGGGGAGGTGTTCCAGCACCGCGAGAACTTCCTGCGCCTGTTGGTCGTCATGGTGATGAGCAACGAGGCCGCGGAGCCGGAGGCGATCCAGACGGTGATCGAGGTGCGCAACGAAGGCCGCGACTATATGCGCGAGATGATCCGCAGCGCGTTCAGCGCTGAAGGCGACGCCGCGGCGTCAGCGGTCGCCGACGAACTGGCGTATTTCGGCATGCTCGGTTTCGACGGCGCTTTCGTCTCCTTTCAATCTGGCGACAACAGATCGATGGAAACGCATATGGCGCAGCTCACCGATGCGCTGATTGCGCTAGGCGAAGCGCGTGCCGCGTCGTTCCGGGAAGCGACACGGGCAGCGGGCCGCAAGCGTGAGGCTAAACTGGCGAAGGACTCTGTCCGGCTGGCGGAGAAGCGGCCGAAAAGCAAAGCGGTGCAAAAGGGCGGCATCGCTGGCTAA